CGCGCCGCGGCGCAGACGGACAACAGTGTTGCCGTCGCCGCGGGGCACCGAAACGCCACCCAGCGACGGAGCTGACATCTGCTCCAGTTCCTGCCGCTTTGCCCGCTTCGACTTGCGCTGCTTGCCGCGTCCTGCGCCGCCCTTGCCGAAAGCACCGGCAGTGCCGCCGCGTCCGCGGCCGCCCTTGCCGAAGCCGCCGCCAACGGGTGCGCCGCCGCCTGCACCGGGAGCTCCACCGGGTGCGCCGCCCGGACCCCTGCGGGGTCCGCCGCCGGCACCGCCGCGTGCCGGGGCTGCCGGACGCTCGGTGCGGTTGGGCATCATGCCCGGAGTCGGACGGGGACCGCCGGGTCCGGCGGGACGTGCCGATGCCGGACGCGGTGCGCCCGGACGGGGTGCGCCCGGACGCGGTGCGCCGGGACGGGGACCGCCGGAGCCTGCTGCCGGACGGGGACCGCCGGCGCCTGCTGCTGCGGGACGCTCAGTATTCTCGTCACGGCGGCCCGGACGGGGCATGCCCTGCGAGGGAGCAAACGGGTTGTTGCCCGGACGCGGTGCGCCCGAACCCCGCTCGTTTTCGCCGCGGCCACGGGGGCGCGGCATGCCCTGGGACGGGGCAAACGGGTTGTTACCCGGACGCGGTGCGCCCGGACGGGGTGCGCCGCTGCGGGCGCCGCCGTCAGCAGGCTTTTCAGCCTCAGGAGCCTTCGGGCCCGGACGTGCGCCGGGCTTGACGGCCGAGGACGGTGATGCAGCCGGCTTGTCAGCGGCCGGTGCCTTTTGGGCAGCGGGTGCTGCCGGAGCCGGTGTTGCCGGCTTCTCGGCGGCGGGAGCTGCGGGGGCCGGAGCCGCGGGAGCCGGAGCTGCCGCAGCGGCTGCCGGAGCCGGGGTCGGTGCCGACGGCGCCGGTGCAGCGGGTGCCGCAGCCGGGCGCGGGCCGGGGGTGCCGGCCTGTGCAGCGGGCTTGGAGTCGGCCTGCGCGGCCGGCTTGGAATCGGCCTGTGCGGCCGGCTTGGAATCGGACGCCGGGAAGGCGCCGCGAAGCTTCTTGACTACGGGTGCCTCAATCGTTGATGAGGCGGAACGGACGAATTCGCCCAGTTCCTGCAGTTTTGCAACTGCGTCCTTCGAGGTGATGCCGAGCTCTTTGGCGAGCTCGTGTACGCGGACCTTGGCCACATTTCTCCTGTCTCGGTCCGCACCGAGCCAGGTACGAACCGTCTATTTCCTGCGGGCTTCCACTGCAGTCACAGCAAAGCCCATAGCAGAGCACAACAAAGCACTCATCGCTGGGTACTCATCGGGTTTCCATCAGATTTCTGACCCGCTTTCAGGTTGGACGGTTTCGAGCCCGCTCCCGGTCGGAGCTGACTCAAGAGCCTTGAACCAAGCTTCCGCATCCGCGGTGTCCACCTGGCCCCGAAAGGCCCGGTTGAACGCGCGTCGCCGAAGCGCTGCTGCAAAGCATGCTGATCCGCGGTGCACCCAGGCCCCGCGGCCAGACATGCGGCGGTGTTCGTCGACCTGGACGGCAATCCTGCCGTCCATGTCCACACCTACCAGCCGCATCAGAACAGCCTGGTCATCCGTTTTCCTGCACCCAATGCATGTCCTCTGCGGAACATGAACTGCAGCGCCTGAGGCTGCAGGGGACAAAAGGAAAGCGGACGGCGACCCGGCCTCATACATTCTAACGCGTTTCTCTCGCTGTGCCGCATCCACCCCGGGACCTGTCTGCTTAAGCGGTCTTGGCGTCGGAAACGATATCAATCCGCCAACCGGTCAGCTTCGCTGCCAGCCGGGCGTTCTGCCCCTCCTTGCCGATCGCCAGCGACAGCTGGTAATCGGGGACGACAACGCGTGCCGAGCGGGTGTCTTCGTCGGTGATCGTCACCGAGTTAACGCGCGACGGCGACAGCGAGTTGGCGATGAACGTTGCGGGATCCTCGCTGAAGTCCACAATGTCGATCTTCTCGTCATGCAGCTCGGTCATGACAGCGCGGACGCGGGAACCCATCTCGCCGATGCAGGCGCCCTTGGCGTTGATGCCCGAGACGTTGCCCTTCACGGCGATCTTGGTCCGGTGTCCGGCTTCGCGTGCCAGCGCCACGATTTCAACGCTGCCGTCGGCAATTTCGGGTACTTCCAGTTCAAAGAGCTTCCGCACCAGGCCCGGATGGGACCGGGACAGGGTAATGGAGGGGCCCTTGAAACCGCGGCGCACATCGACAACGAAGGCGCGCAGCCGGGAACCGTGGGTGTACTTCTCGCCGGGGACCTGCTCCGTGGGA
This genomic interval from Arthrobacter citreus contains the following:
- a CDS encoding YlxR family protein, which produces MYEAGSPSAFLLSPAASGAAVHVPQRTCIGCRKTDDQAVLMRLVGVDMDGRIAVQVDEHRRMSGRGAWVHRGSACFAAALRRRAFNRAFRGQVDTADAEAWFKALESAPTGSGLETVQPESGSEI
- the nusA gene encoding transcription termination factor NusA, producing the protein MDIDMSALRLLEREREIPLDLLVPTIEQALLVAYHKTAGAQDRARAEVDRKNGHVTIWATEVDDDGEAVGEFDDTPTGFGRIAASTARQIILQRLRDVEDDAIVGEFKGREGEIVSGQIQQGNNPHMIQVNLGAVEALLPPTEQVPGEKYTHGSRLRAFVVDVRRGFKGPSITLSRSHPGLVRKLFELEVPEIADGSVEIVALAREAGHRTKIAVKGNVSGINAKGACIGEMGSRVRAVMTELHDEKIDIVDFSEDPATFIANSLSPSRVNSVTITDEDTRSARVVVPDYQLSLAIGKEGQNARLAAKLTGWRIDIVSDAKTA